The window CAACACCACCAGCCGGAAGCCCCGCACCGCCCCCGGGCGCAGCAGCGACCACGCGCGAGTGGCGGCGCGCAGCGGTCGCGCCTGGCCATCCAGGTCCGTGGCCACGAAGAGCCCCACGCCGATGAGGTGCACCCCTCCGACGATGCCGAAAATCTCAGGCACGGTGTGGTCGCGGCCCTCGAACCACCAGATGCCCGCGCCACACGCCATGGAGAGCAGCACCTGGGCCACCAGCGCGCGCCGGGGGCCCCGGGTGTAGTCCTCGGTGGGGAGCGCCAGCCGGGACGCAGCCGCCTCGAAGAGCAGCCACCCATCGGTGAGCATCACCAGCAGCGCGACGGCCGCCCCATAGACGAAGTCATCGTCGCGAAGAATCCGGTCGCCCGTCTCGGTCAGGGCGTACGTCGCCACCAGCCCCTGCACCAGCGCCATGCCCAGCACGCCCAGCAGGGCGAAGTGGACGAAGCCGCGCCCCAGCCGCCCGTCCGCCAGCGTCGCCGCGCACACCCCCACCACGGTGAGGAACATGAGCCACGCGCCCCCCAGCGCCAGCACGGTGAGGATGTTGGGCAGGGCGATGCCGTTGAGGAAGTAGCTGAACAGGAGGAAGGGCCCCACCGCGGAGGCGTACAGGGCCGCCTGCACCAGATAGGACGTCACCTTCCCGCGGAGGATTCGGCGAGGGCCCAGGCCGGTGAGCACCAGCAGCACCCACGTGTCGTCCTCCCGCTCGCGCGCCAGGGAGCGGTACGCGTTGTAGGGGATGACGAAGAAGTGCACCGCGCCCAGGCAGACGAAGAAGGCGAAGAAGAAGCCCCTGCCGTGGCGCGCGTACGCGGCCTCGCGCGTCTCCACGTAGGCGACGAGCGCCAGCATGACACACGCCAGCAGCATCAACCCGAAGCACGCCCAGAAGATGCGCGTGCGCAGGCCCTGGCGGACCTCCTTCACCACCAGCGGGTTGAGCCGGTCTCCCCAGCGCTCCCACCAGGGCGCCGCGCCCGCCGCCGCGCCTCCGGGAGCCACCGCCGTCTCCGGGGCCGGGCTCGCGGCCGTGTCCACGGGCGTGCTCACGCCACCCTCCCCTTCGTCACCGTCATGAACGCATCCTCGAGGTTCCGCTCCCGCGCGCTGAACGCGCACACCGGCAGGCCCGCGGACACCAGCGCCGCCAGCAGCACCGCCGCCGCCGCGTCCACCTGCGCGGGCC of the Pyxidicoccus xibeiensis genome contains:
- a CDS encoding ABC transporter permease, whose product is MSTPVDTAASPAPETAVAPGGAAAGAAPWWERWGDRLNPLVVKEVRQGLRTRIFWACFGLMLLACVMLALVAYVETREAAYARHGRGFFFAFFVCLGAVHFFVIPYNAYRSLAREREDDTWVLLVLTGLGPRRILRGKVTSYLVQAALYASAVGPFLLFSYFLNGIALPNILTVLALGGAWLMFLTVVGVCAATLADGRLGRGFVHFALLGVLGMALVQGLVATYALTETGDRILRDDDFVYGAAVALLVMLTDGWLLFEAAASRLALPTEDYTRGPRRALVAQVLLSMACGAGIWWFEGRDHTVPEIFGIVGGVHLIGVGLFVATDLDGQARPLRAATRAWSLLRPGAVRGFRLVVLLLVAWAVVWSVLAVFALNPPARGMSMRMAMAATPTYGILFLSLAVLLGRMARSDRLASPAAVRLLFVAAVGLASALPPLVAVLMDLEGDDGLVNLFNPVVGLVNFATHEYPAGTKMPSSLLYFVMGVALLAAFAADRVLVERERRVHSS